In the genome of Bradysia coprophila strain Holo2 unplaced genomic scaffold, BU_Bcop_v1 contig_232, whole genome shotgun sequence, one region contains:
- the LOC119076283 gene encoding uncharacterized protein LOC119076283 isoform X2, protein MSVVKPSLCILIFGFAIPGLSAFVEWNSLKATWCPPNVDNTNCFQDIPRTVESALKNGWRKIEGSTCRNGGKFFGYRMVKGNDYAVTPLYDEKGIIAGVQVNALKSELFATKNPYKFDEVPDYLDNTIEGHPIYSTTAYFVNPTHICTNGRSLHQLEIEGTASRIYFQTGWNPSHLRMVPLYRDMAAKNYTSTNCVPSMGHHNYYNVPKMQLSNCTTIIPSFLLFNNNGELHGFGQTTVGKLSSHSFEHPNKVAVRAGLDPITPQCMLNMAESPDSPGYSNIHFFLTDSPKTIKCTPIVQTRALHDSITINPNVFKKH, encoded by the exons ATGAGTGTAGTAAAGCCATCTTTATGTATATTAATTTTCGGGTTCGCTATACCTG GTCTCAGCGCATTCGTCGAATGGAACAGCTTGAAAG CCACATGGTGTCCACCGAACGTGGACAATACCAATTGCTTTCAGGATATACCTCGAACGGTTGAAAGCGCTCTAAAAAATGGATGGCGAAAAATTGAAGGATCCACATGTCGTAACGGTGGAAAATTCTTCGGTTACAGAATGGTGAAAGGGAATGATTATGCTGTGACGCCGCTGTATGATGAAAAGGGCATAATTGCTGGAGTTCAAGTGAAT GCACTAAAGTCTGAATTGTTTGCAACAAAGAATCCGTACAAATTTGACGAAGTGCCGGATTATTTGGATAACACTATTGAAGGTCATCCGATTTACTCCACGACAGCATATTTTGTGAATCCAA CTCACATTTGCACTAATGGAAGGTCTTTGCACCAACTTGAGATTGAAGGTACCGCATCAAGAATATATTTCCAGACGGGATGGAATCCATCACATTTACGAATGGTCCCGCTTTACAGAGATATGGCTGCGAAAAATTACACGAGCACAAATTGCGTGCCTTCGATGG GACATCACAACTACTACAATGTGCCAAAAATGCAACTTTCCAACTGCACTACGATAATACCCTCATTTCTGTTATTCAACAACAACGGTGAACTACATGGTTTCGGACAGACGACAGTTGGAAAACTTTCATCGCACAGCTTCGAGCATCCAAATAAAGTTGCAGTTAGG GCGGGATTAGATCCTATCACACCACAGTGCATGTTGAATATGGCTGAATCGCCCGATTCACCGGGTTACTCGAACATTCACTTCTTCTTGACTGACTCACCGAAGACTATAAAATGTACCCCGATTGTTCAAACAAGGGCTCTACACGACTCAATCACTATCAAtccaaatgtttttaaaaagcACTAA
- the LOC119076282 gene encoding PE-PGRS family protein PE_PGRS33-like, whose amino-acid sequence MFTSKLTTYLLVVSIAGFYVTTDAQCVCANLDGVDAAAGSGAAGGAGGAGAAGVPGCSGCPGGRGGAGDGSGAGGVGGVGGIGGAPTATEPAGNGGDGGAGGPSGLLAGAGGIGGLGGDGGAGNVNNVNGGNGGKGGAGGCGRGQTGGAAGLGGNGGAGGASSGNGGDGGVGGNGGYNGKAGAGGGAGGLAGAGGVAGSTGQNGQSCVPPAGSNVCPCSGAESSCPSNTIIGSILCGITNLLG is encoded by the exons aTGTTCACCTCGAAGTTAACAACATATTTACTAGTAGTATCTATTGCTGGATTCTACGTCACAACAGATGCACAATGTGTCTGTGCTAATTTAGACGGTGTCGATGCAGCAGCAGGTAGTGGGGCTGCAGGTGGAGCTGGTGGTGCCGGAGCTGCTGGCGTTCCTGGATGTTCAGG aTGCCCTGGTGGACGCGGTGGTGCTGGAGATGGATCAGGTGCTGGTGGCGTTGGAGGAGTCGGTGGAATTGGTGGTGCTCCTACTGCTACTGAAC CTGCTGGAAATGGAGGTGATGGAGGAGCTGGTGGTCCGTCCGGACTATTAG CTGGAGCTGGAGGTATAGGAGGTTTAGGTGGAGACGGAGGTGCAGGAAACGTAAATAATGTGAATGGAGGAAATGGTGGCAAAGGTGGCGCAGGAGGCTGTGGTCGAGGACAAACTGGTGGTGCTGCAGGACTTGGTGGAAATGGTGGTGCTGGAGGTGCATCATCAG GCAATGGTGGAGACGGAGGAGTGGGTGGAAATGGTGGTTATAATGGAAAAGCTGGTGCAGGTGGTGGTGCTGGTGGATTAGCCGGAGCCGGAGGTGTAGCAGGATCTACAGGACAGAATGGACAAAGTTGTGTACCTCCAGCCGGTTCAAATGTTTGCCCGTGTAGTGGTGCTGAAAGCTCTTGCCCTAGTAACACAATCATCGGCAGTATCTTATGTGGAATCACAAACCTCTTAGGATAA
- the LOC119076283 gene encoding uncharacterized protein LOC119076283 isoform X1: protein MSVVKPSLCILIFGFAIPGLSAFVEWNSLKATWCPPNVDNTNCFQDIPRTVESALKNGWRKIEGSTCRNGGKFFGYRMVKGNDYAVTPLYDEKGIIAGVQVNALKSELFATKNPYKFDEVPDYLDNTIEGHPIYSTTAYFVNPTHICTNGRSLHQLEIEGTASRIYFQTGWNPSHLRMVPLYRDMAAKNYTSTNCVPSMGHHNYYNVPKMQLSNCTTIIPSFLLFNNNGELHGFGQTTVGKLSSHSFEHPNKVAVRVGLDPITPQCMLNMAESPDSPGYSNIHFFLTDSPKTIKCTPIVQTRALHDSITINPNVFKKH, encoded by the exons ATGAGTGTAGTAAAGCCATCTTTATGTATATTAATTTTCGGGTTCGCTATACCTG GTCTCAGCGCATTCGTCGAATGGAACAGCTTGAAAG CCACATGGTGTCCACCGAACGTGGACAATACCAATTGCTTTCAGGATATACCTCGAACGGTTGAAAGCGCTCTAAAAAATGGATGGCGAAAAATTGAAGGATCCACATGTCGTAACGGTGGAAAATTCTTCGGTTACAGAATGGTGAAAGGGAATGATTATGCTGTGACGCCGCTGTATGATGAAAAGGGCATAATTGCTGGAGTTCAAGTGAAT GCACTAAAGTCTGAATTGTTTGCAACAAAGAATCCGTACAAATTTGACGAAGTGCCGGATTATTTGGATAACACTATTGAAGGTCATCCGATTTACTCCACGACAGCATATTTTGTGAATCCAA CTCACATTTGCACTAATGGAAGGTCTTTGCACCAACTTGAGATTGAAGGTACCGCATCAAGAATATATTTCCAGACGGGATGGAATCCATCACATTTACGAATGGTCCCGCTTTACAGAGATATGGCTGCGAAAAATTACACGAGCACAAATTGCGTGCCTTCGATGG GACATCACAACTACTACAATGTGCCAAAAATGCAACTTTCCAACTGCACTACGATAATACCCTCATTTCTGTTATTCAACAACAACGGTGAACTACATGGTTTCGGACAGACGACAGTTGGAAAACTTTCATCGCACAGCTTCGAGCATCCAAATAAAGTTGCAGTTAGGGTA GGATTAGATCCTATCACACCACAGTGCATGTTGAATATGGCTGAATCGCCCGATTCACCGGGTTACTCGAACATTCACTTCTTCTTGACTGACTCACCGAAGACTATAAAATGTACCCCGATTGTTCAAACAAGGGCTCTACACGACTCAATCACTATCAAtccaaatgtttttaaaaagcACTAA